A segment of the Oceanispirochaeta sp. genome:
AGGGGCACTTCCGGCAGTCGGAGGCAGGCATTGCCGGATGTTTTTATTCGGCAATGCCTATTGTCAATCTCTGGTAACATCAACAGGCACGTAGGGGAATTGTCAGCTGGCGCGGAACAACGGGTATCATCTGCCGGATAGAATGGGAATTGATCATCGTAACAAAGAGGCTGCAGGAGTCAGGCCGTTGGCCTGCAGCTGAGCCGGATGTTACGAAGCCTGGCGGCTATCTCTATGAATATTTAACTTTTGATATGGCTTCCGTCCGACTTAAATTGTAACAACTGCAGAATTGATTGATTTTAATGGCAGTGTTATACTTGTTATACACGGGAGGTCATTTATGTTAGCAGTACGTCTTGATTCGTCTGTTGAAGATAAACTGACCCGTCTGGCAAAAGAAACCGGACGGAGCAAAAGCTATTATGTGAAAGAAGCCATAAACAACTACCTGGAAGAAAGGGAAGAATACCTATTGGCTCTTGCCGTTCTGGAAAAAGAAGAACCTCGTACCTCAATTGACGATGTGAGAAAAGAACTTGGCCTGGAGCGTTGATTTTACTGCTACGGCCAGGAAGCAGTTAAAAAAGATAGATCGAAAATGGCTGGGAAAGATCCTTGACTATCTTGAAGATGAAGTCGCTACACTAGAACATCCAAAAGATAAGGGGAAGGCTCTTGTGGGTGACAAAAAAGGCCTCTGGAGATACAGAGTCGGGGATTACAGGATTATCTGCGATATTCTCGATCATGAAATAGTAATTCTTGTTGTTATAGTAGGACCTCGAAAGAATGTCTATTCGGATTGATTCTCTATTGAGAAAATGTAAATACAAATTATCCGGGGATCCAGAGAAACCGCAAAGTCCTTACTCGAAAGGCGGCTTTGCTTAGAATGAGTAAATACCAGGTGGACCTGGTAGGATAGAAATTGAAAGTCATACCACCAGTCTCAGATGTAAATATCAATATTAAGATGGTTTTATTGTTGATAACCTCAGGTTTTAAAGTTATATTTTAGAATAAGAGTGGGAAATCCCACAGGTGAGGTAAATATGACTGTATTAAAAGAATATGATACAAAGCTGGATACAAAAAATAGATTAACAGTTAGAAAAGCCCAGTACGACCACTTTCATGTTATTGAATTTGATGACGGTCACATTGAGCTTAGACCAAGAGTTCTGGTTGATCCAAATATCTTTTCTAAAAATACCCTTGTAATGATGGATCAGGCTATTTCCAATCTCAAGGAAGGAAAAACTTCTGCACCCATCGACTTGTCTGAATTTGACGTGGACTGATGTTGCAATTTGAGATATTGATGGGAGTTCCTGAAATGGAACACTTTTGGAACGATCTTGTTTCCAAAAAAAGATCTGGCCAGTTAAATAAAACAGAAGAGAAGTTATTCAAAAAATTACATAAAGCCCTCTCTTTTTTGAGTAGCAATCCCAAACATAATAGTTTGAATTCACATGATATTGAATCATTGAGTCGACGATATGGCATGAAAGTATGGCAATCTTATCTGGAAAATAACACCCCGGCTGCAGGTAGGATCTTTTGGGTTTATGGACCTGATCAGAAAGAAATAACTGTTCTTGGAATTGAACCCCACCCTGAAGACAAGAAAAAAGGGGCTTATGAAAAGGTAAATCTATCTGAATTACCGGGATCAAAGACTGTTTGATGAAGATCGAGCAAAACAGAAAATCCCTTGCTCGAAAGGCAGCTTTGCGTAGCAAAATGACATTGGCTAGCCCGCAAGGTTAGTAATTGAACGTTTATTAAAACCATGACAGCTTCTAGCGTTTTTAGCTGTAAATGAGCTCAGTAAAGGCCTTCATCATCCGGGCCGTCAGGGGACCGGGTTTTCCGTCTCCAATCATCCGCTTGTCGACGGAAATCACCGGGATCAGTTCCGCCCCCGAACCCGTGAGAAAGCACTCATCCGCCGTATACAGGTCAAACCGGGTGAGGGTGGTTTCCTTGCTGGGAATCCCTTTTTTTTCAGCCAATTCCAGCAGAGTATTTCTTGTGATCCCTTCCAGTAAGCCGTGCCACGAGGCTGGTGTCAGGAGATGCCCGTCTTTCACAATGAAAATATTGTCACCCGTACACTCGGCTACATAGCCTTCTTCACTGAGCATAACCGCTTCAGGACAACCCGCATCCCTGGCCTCTATCTTGGCCAGGATATTGTTCAGGTAGTTGAGACTTTTGATCCGGGGATCAAAAATCCGGGCACTGAGACGTCTGGTGGAGGCGGTGATGATGGGAATTCCGGTTTTATACAGTGTAGCCGGGTAGAGGCTTATGTCATCGGCAATGATCACCAGGGTGCTGCGGGGGCAGGAAAAGGGATCAATCCCGAGGGGGCCTCTGCCCCGTGTGGCCAGAAGACGGATATACCCCTCTTTTCTGTTGTTTCTTCTGACTGTCTCTTCTACGGCAGCCATCGTTTCTTCAAGAGACAGGTTCAGTTCCAGGCGTATCGCCCGGGCCCCCTCGAAAAGCCTCAGAATATGCTCTTTCAGTTTGAAGATTTTGCCGCCATAGATCCTTATCCCCTCAAACAGTCCATCCCCATAGAGGAGTCCATGATCATAAACCGAGACCCTGGCGTTCTCTTTATCAAACCATTCTCCGTCAATGTATATCTCCATTACTTTTCTCCCTTGTCCTCATCGGTATAGATATCCCTCAGCAGGCTGTAACCCTCACCAAAGGTTTCTACCAGTGGGGAATCAAAGCGCCTGACGATTTTCATTATATAAATGTCATGCTTGATATAGTCTTCCGCCAGGGTGACAAAACCCTTGCCCCGGCTCCAGGCTCCCTCGGTGGAGGACGGAGAGAAGGTACCCGACAGGGCCTCTGATCCGTCACAGACCAGTGTGAACCCCCGGCCTCCCTTTTCTTCATAGAGGGTGTCTTTGATGGGATGTTCAAAGATCCGGCCGCTCTGTTCTGTCACGCTTCCGAAGTGCACGACTGCGGCCTGAACCCCTTCGGCTTCTTTTTTCCGGATCAGCGGCGCCAACAGGGAAAACTCTTCAGCCCAAAGAGAAATCAGGATGTTCTTTCGGCTGCGGGAAATCATTTTTTCAGCCCTCTCCAGCAGGGCGGGACGATTGCTGAGATTCCAAACATAGGACACCGTTTTTTTACGGGGCGGGGTTTTCAGTTCTTCCGACAGGGAGGAGAGGGTTTTTTCCATTCTGAAGCGGTAGGAAGAGATGTATTCTTCCGGTTCCTGGGGAATGTAGCGCTTCTTGTTCTTCTCTGTGAGTTCCAGAACAAGCTCTTTTTCCTCCAGCTTTTTGATGACGCCGTATATCTTAGATGTAGGAATGCCGGCTAGTCCGGCTGTTTCATAGGCCGTGAGAGGATTTTCTTCCAGCAGGGCCATATAGGCTCTGGCTTCATAGTCGCTCAGCCCGGTTTGTTTTAACTCTTCTTTTATATTGACTACCATGGTAGTCAATATAAATCAGGGTTTAGAGTTTTGTCAACAATTGTCTTGTATTTTTCGGGGTACTTATTACGAAATCTATGATCTGATAGGATATATGGCTATGATTGATTTGAATGAAGCTCAGGATTTCCTGAAAAAAATAATGATTGAAGCCGGTGCATTGACCCTTGAATACCGGGAGAGTTTTAAGAGCCTCCGGGTGGAGCAGAAGGGGACCGATAAAGACCTGGTGACAGAGGCGGATCAGGCCGTTGAAGTCCTCCTCAGGAAACGGATTCTGGAGAGATACCCGGACCACGCCATTCTAGGAGAGGAAGAGGGTGAGTCGGGAACACATGCCTGCCGCTGGATCATCGATCCCATCGACGGCACAATCTCCTACCTTCACGGACAGTACCAGTACTCTGTTTCCATTGCCCTGGAAGTGGAGGGTACCCTGGAACTGGGAGCGGTATTTGCTCCTGCCCTGGCCGATCTGTTTACGGCAAGGAGGGGGGAAGGAGCCTTCCTTAATGAAAAATCAATATCTGTTTCGGCCATCGATCGTCTGGGAGATGCTGTTCTCTCCACCGGATTCTGCTGCATCCGCGCGGGGATGCAGCAGACCAACCTGCCTCTCTTCTGCGATATGATGCCCCGTATCAGGGATATCCGCCGGGGTGGTTCTGCCGCCCTAGATCTCTGCCTTGTGGCCTGCGGCCAGATGGACGGGTACTGGGAAAAGCATATCAATCTGTATGACATAGCCGCAGGAATGCTGGTTCTGGAGGAAGCGGGAGGAGAGGTTACGGATTATAAGGGTGACCTCGACGGTCTTCCCCGGGAAATCCTGGCAACAAACGGTCTGATCCACGACGAATGCATATCTGTGATCAGACCCTTCATTAGATAACTGAAAGAAGCATCCTCAACTTGATTTAAACCCCGAAGAGGGCTCTCCAGCTTGTATGTTCCATATATATAAGAAGAAAGAGCAGAATTCCCGTTATCAGAGGCAGCAGTATATCGGTTTTTTTAAAATGCACATCCTTGAGGTATGTCCTTTTATCTTTGTATCCGAAGGCCCTGCACTCCAGTGCATCAGCTGTGATTTCCGCCTTCCGTATGCCATTGACCAGAATGGTAAACACATATCGCTGCCAGAGTTTAATGCGGTGCCCCAAACCGGAGCCTGTGGTTCTTCCCCGGATAGAGTGAGCCGCCTTGACTGCTTCGACCTCTTTCTGAATAAGGGGCAGGAAACGCAGGGCAAGAAAGATGGTGAAGGCATAGCGGTAGGGCATACCGACTTTGACTAATGAGGTCATCAGATCCCTGGTATCTGTCGTCCAGATCAGTAAAAAACTTGCCAGAACAATGACAGATAATCTGAAAAAGAAAACAGGTCCCTGTATCAGGCCATAGTCTGATATTTTCAGAAATCCAAAGGAAAAAACAGTGGTTCCCGGATCTATGAAGAAGTGAAATATCATGAGAATGAAACCGAGACCGAAGACGATGAAACCGCTTCGCAGTATTTCCATAAAATGAATTTTTCCTGCGGTGAGAGTCATCAGCAGGATCAGGCTGAATAAGACAGCTCCGGATATGGGCGTCTTAAAAGTAAAAAGTCCAAGGGCAACCATAAACACCCAGATCAGTTTGACAAAGGGATAGGTTCTGTTCAGAAGGGATTTCCTGTCTTTAAAGCTTAAAAAATTACTCTGTGACATCAGGTTCCCTCCGATTTTTGAAGCAGAAGATCCAGGAAGGCTCTGGTTCCGGGAATATGGCCATTCACAGTAATACCATGAGCTTCCATTTTTCTGAGCATCTGGTTTAAAAGGGTCTGCTGGAGGTTCG
Coding sequences within it:
- a CDS encoding energy-coupling factor transporter transmembrane protein EcfT gives rise to the protein MSQSNFLSFKDRKSLLNRTYPFVKLIWVFMVALGLFTFKTPISGAVLFSLILLMTLTAGKIHFMEILRSGFIVFGLGFILMIFHFFIDPGTTVFSFGFLKISDYGLIQGPVFFFRLSVIVLASFLLIWTTDTRDLMTSLVKVGMPYRYAFTIFLALRFLPLIQKEVEAVKAAHSIRGRTTGSGLGHRIKLWQRYVFTILVNGIRKAEITADALECRAFGYKDKRTYLKDVHFKKTDILLPLITGILLFLLIYMEHTSWRALFGV
- the ilvE gene encoding branched-chain-amino-acid transaminase, yielding MEIYIDGEWFDKENARVSVYDHGLLYGDGLFEGIRIYGGKIFKLKEHILRLFEGARAIRLELNLSLEETMAAVEETVRRNNRKEGYIRLLATRGRGPLGIDPFSCPRSTLVIIADDISLYPATLYKTGIPIITASTRRLSARIFDPRIKSLNYLNNILAKIEARDAGCPEAVMLSEEGYVAECTGDNIFIVKDGHLLTPASWHGLLEGITRNTLLELAEKKGIPSKETTLTRFDLYTADECFLTGSGAELIPVISVDKRMIGDGKPGPLTARMMKAFTELIYS
- a CDS encoding TrmB family transcriptional regulator, which encodes MVVNIKEELKQTGLSDYEARAYMALLEENPLTAYETAGLAGIPTSKIYGVIKKLEEKELVLELTEKNKKRYIPQEPEEYISSYRFRMEKTLSSLSEELKTPPRKKTVSYVWNLSNRPALLERAEKMISRSRKNILISLWAEEFSLLAPLIRKKEAEGVQAAVVHFGSVTEQSGRIFEHPIKDTLYEEKGGRGFTLVCDGSEALSGTFSPSSTEGAWSRGKGFVTLAEDYIKHDIYIMKIVRRFDSPLVETFGEGYSLLRDIYTDEDKGEK
- a CDS encoding ribbon-helix-helix domain-containing protein; this translates as MLAVRLDSSVEDKLTRLAKETGRSKSYYVKEAINNYLEEREEYLLALAVLEKEEPRTSIDDVRKELGLER
- a CDS encoding type II toxin-antitoxin system RelE/ParE family toxin; translation: MAWSVDFTATARKQLKKIDRKWLGKILDYLEDEVATLEHPKDKGKALVGDKKGLWRYRVGDYRIICDILDHEIVILVVIVGPRKNVYSD
- a CDS encoding inositol monophosphatase family protein, encoding MIDLNEAQDFLKKIMIEAGALTLEYRESFKSLRVEQKGTDKDLVTEADQAVEVLLRKRILERYPDHAILGEEEGESGTHACRWIIDPIDGTISYLHGQYQYSVSIALEVEGTLELGAVFAPALADLFTARRGEGAFLNEKSISVSAIDRLGDAVLSTGFCCIRAGMQQTNLPLFCDMMPRIRDIRRGGSAALDLCLVACGQMDGYWEKHINLYDIAAGMLVLEEAGGEVTDYKGDLDGLPREILATNGLIHDECISVIRPFIR